In Stieleria varia, one genomic interval encodes:
- a CDS encoding organic solvent tolerance protein OstA, which translates to MSQQLAAPQLAAEQPHSPADLRPVPSRSAVPEAAVGQPIAAGATTVHRWQVGDAQISWLVGESWLIHGANRFSADSILIVTDGPRSRVRNRVVLERARLESGDVILADPKNADPTHANPTPVAYTWYTNDEPSVQAPNYRGKPDQSPFLMQFLPPQPASRSQVPQNHPVAQVQFTQPVPDPNFSPPEFSNPEFSAPAVTIPQDGMILDANDGAATFTDPTFTVPQPFVAPQNGLPLAVEPEFPTVYPDGATTGGMPFFFGGGTKAVVVSKRGSTETPEITNTFIPETGENIMVARGGVTVRIDDVAAQLPSGEIMNFGTVTLSADRIVGWFPPIREMLRGGEGISGGEGELYLEGDIVFRQGERIIYAESMYYNVVRETGMVLNAEAITTVPEFEGVVRLKADVLQQVASGNFVAFDAAITTSRLGVPRYWLQSEQLRLTQRMETGVDERTGRPTISREPFVTSDNNFVFISGVPLLYWPRFSTRLERPAFYLTDVKINNDNAFGTQVMLEWDLFQLFGFNNPPKGVDWRLSTDYLSDRGPAVGTSLDYTLPGLLGLPGPVRGMFDAWVIDDDGNDRLGQGRLDLPPEETVRGRALMRHRHYLPADFELIGELGWISDRNFLEQYLEQEWDQDVDHRTALRLRKYHHNQMIDLSASVQTNDFFAMTEDLPRLDHYLLGASILGDRVTWSMNNRVGYQRLNPAAAPTNPAEAATYFPLPGEVDRQGIVASTRQQLSTTIPVGPVNVRPIASFEAAHYGEAADGDSLTRLLGQGGVTMSMQMQRIDPTIQSSLLNLRGIAHRLEWTAEYWYADSDTNLDELPLYDPLDDDSQEQFRRRFIGDLFGGTLPDQFDPRLHALRQNTQRWVTGPSDVIADDLQQFRVGLNQRFQTKRGLPGRERIVDFLQLDMQTTFFANENDVNFGESIGPTTYDARYHIGDRFSLLSDGYFEWFDNGLRSVSAGIRSSRPGIGDWYVGLMSLEGPISSTVARSSVDYRMNEKWIFSGGTTYDFGATGNVGQSFGLTRIGESALIRLSVNVDSGRDNVGFKFLIEPRFFARNLGRIGGGLIPPPGLEGLE; encoded by the coding sequence ATGTCGCAGCAGCTTGCAGCTCCGCAACTGGCAGCTGAACAGCCCCATTCGCCAGCCGACTTGCGTCCAGTGCCCTCTCGCTCGGCCGTTCCCGAGGCAGCAGTGGGGCAACCGATCGCGGCAGGGGCGACGACCGTCCACCGCTGGCAAGTCGGTGACGCTCAGATTTCCTGGCTGGTCGGTGAGTCCTGGTTGATTCACGGAGCGAACCGTTTTTCAGCCGACTCGATCCTGATCGTGACCGATGGACCACGCTCTCGTGTACGCAACCGCGTCGTGCTGGAGCGTGCTCGCCTAGAATCTGGTGACGTGATTCTGGCCGATCCAAAAAACGCCGATCCGACTCACGCCAATCCGACCCCGGTTGCCTACACCTGGTACACGAACGATGAGCCGTCGGTCCAAGCCCCCAATTACCGTGGCAAGCCTGATCAATCGCCGTTCTTGATGCAGTTCTTGCCGCCACAGCCCGCGTCGCGTTCGCAGGTGCCGCAAAACCATCCGGTTGCTCAAGTTCAGTTTACCCAACCGGTGCCCGATCCGAATTTCTCCCCCCCAGAGTTCTCCAACCCGGAGTTCTCTGCCCCCGCGGTGACGATCCCTCAAGACGGCATGATCCTCGATGCCAACGACGGCGCTGCCACCTTCACCGATCCCACGTTTACCGTCCCGCAGCCCTTCGTTGCTCCTCAAAATGGTTTGCCGTTGGCGGTAGAGCCTGAGTTTCCGACGGTGTATCCCGATGGTGCGACCACGGGCGGCATGCCGTTTTTCTTCGGTGGTGGCACCAAGGCGGTCGTTGTGTCCAAACGTGGTTCAACGGAAACACCGGAGATCACCAACACGTTCATCCCGGAGACCGGTGAGAACATCATGGTCGCGCGAGGCGGCGTGACCGTGCGAATCGATGACGTCGCTGCCCAATTGCCGAGCGGCGAAATCATGAACTTTGGCACCGTGACGCTGTCGGCCGATCGCATCGTCGGCTGGTTTCCGCCGATCCGCGAAATGCTCCGCGGCGGCGAAGGCATATCGGGCGGCGAAGGAGAACTGTATCTCGAGGGCGACATCGTTTTCCGTCAAGGAGAACGAATCATCTATGCCGAGTCGATGTACTACAACGTCGTTCGCGAAACCGGCATGGTGCTCAACGCGGAAGCCATCACGACGGTTCCAGAGTTCGAGGGAGTCGTTCGCTTGAAGGCCGACGTGTTGCAGCAAGTCGCCAGTGGCAACTTCGTTGCCTTTGACGCCGCGATCACCACCAGCCGACTCGGTGTCCCACGTTACTGGTTGCAAAGCGAGCAGTTGCGACTGACGCAGCGAATGGAAACGGGCGTCGACGAGCGAACGGGGCGACCCACGATCAGCCGCGAACCGTTCGTGACCAGCGATAACAATTTCGTTTTCATCTCCGGTGTCCCCCTGCTGTACTGGCCGCGTTTCTCTACCAGACTGGAGAGACCCGCGTTTTACTTGACCGACGTCAAAATCAACAACGACAACGCCTTCGGTACACAAGTCATGCTTGAGTGGGACTTGTTCCAACTCTTCGGGTTCAACAATCCACCCAAAGGCGTCGACTGGCGACTCTCCACGGACTACCTCAGCGACCGAGGCCCCGCCGTGGGCACTTCGCTCGACTACACGTTGCCAGGTCTGCTAGGTCTTCCAGGCCCGGTCAGAGGCATGTTCGATGCGTGGGTCATCGATGACGACGGCAACGACCGACTGGGACAAGGACGACTGGACTTGCCGCCGGAGGAAACCGTGCGGGGACGCGCCCTGATGCGTCACCGACACTACTTACCCGCAGACTTTGAACTGATCGGCGAGCTTGGTTGGATCAGCGATCGCAACTTCTTGGAACAGTATCTGGAGCAAGAGTGGGATCAAGACGTTGATCACCGAACGGCACTGCGACTGCGCAAGTATCACCACAACCAGATGATCGATCTGTCCGCCAGCGTTCAGACCAATGACTTCTTTGCGATGACGGAAGACCTGCCGCGGTTGGATCACTACCTGTTGGGTGCTTCGATCCTGGGTGACCGCGTGACATGGTCGATGAACAATCGCGTGGGCTATCAACGGCTCAATCCAGCCGCCGCGCCGACCAACCCGGCCGAAGCCGCAACATATTTCCCGTTGCCGGGTGAAGTCGATCGCCAGGGGATTGTCGCGTCGACCCGTCAGCAGCTTTCGACGACGATTCCGGTCGGGCCGGTCAATGTACGTCCGATCGCATCCTTCGAAGCAGCCCACTACGGCGAAGCAGCCGACGGCGACTCCCTGACTCGATTGCTCGGTCAAGGTGGTGTGACGATGAGCATGCAGATGCAACGCATCGACCCGACGATCCAGAGCAGTTTGCTGAACTTGCGTGGTATCGCGCACCGTCTGGAATGGACGGCGGAATATTGGTATGCCGACAGCGACACCAACCTGGATGAATTGCCGTTATACGATCCATTGGATGACGACTCGCAAGAACAGTTCCGCAGACGTTTTATCGGCGACTTGTTCGGCGGCACATTGCCCGACCAGTTCGATCCGCGACTGCACGCACTGCGGCAAAACACACAACGCTGGGTGACGGGCCCGAGCGATGTGATTGCGGACGATTTGCAGCAGTTTCGCGTGGGGCTGAACCAACGATTCCAAACCAAGCGTGGCTTGCCTGGACGAGAACGCATCGTTGACTTTTTACAACTCGACATGCAGACGACCTTCTTTGCCAACGAAAACGACGTCAACTTCGGCGAGTCCATTGGGCCGACCACGTACGACGCACGCTATCACATCGGCGATCGCTTCTCCCTGCTCAGCGACGGATACTTTGAATGGTTTGACAACGGCCTGCGCAGCGTCAGTGCGGGGATCCGCAGCAGTCGGCCGGGCATCGGTGACTGGTACGTCGGCCTGATGTCGCTGGAAGGCCCCATCAGCAGCACGGTGGCACGCAGCTCGGTGGACTATCGCATGAACGAAAAATGGATCTTCTCCGGCGGCACCACGTACGATTTCGGGGCCACGGGGAACGTCGGTCAATCGTTCGGGCTGACACGAATCGGCGAGTCGGCGCTGATCCGTTTGAGCGTGAATGTGGACTCGGGTCGCGACAACGTGGGATTCAAGTTCCTGATCGAGCCGCGATTCTTTGCCCGCAACCTGGGTCGCATCGGAGGCGGATTGATCCCGCCACCTGGTCTGGAAGGCTTGGAATAG
- a CDS encoding diacylglycerol kinase family protein has translation MNDTPPRSAIKRWISKFAVAIAGTLWAFRTQNSFYVHLLITIAVVGLGLSLQLDRVSLCLLILSIAIVLAAELFNTAIELLIAALHPERDAKIGRALDTAAGAVLITAIGAAIVGMIILIPPLLALLD, from the coding sequence ATGAACGATACGCCGCCACGTTCCGCGATCAAGCGTTGGATCAGCAAGTTTGCGGTCGCCATCGCGGGAACGCTCTGGGCATTTCGAACTCAAAACAGCTTCTACGTGCACTTGCTGATCACCATAGCCGTGGTGGGGCTCGGCCTATCGCTGCAGCTCGATAGGGTATCTCTATGTCTCTTGATCTTGTCGATCGCGATCGTGTTGGCCGCTGAGTTGTTCAACACAGCGATCGAGCTACTCATCGCGGCGCTGCATCCCGAGCGAGACGCCAAGATTGGTCGTGCATTGGACACTGCCGCCGGCGCGGTGTTGATCACCGCCATCGGTGCAGCCATCGTCGGAATGATCATCCTGATTCCACCCCTGCTGGCGTTGTTGGATTGA
- a CDS encoding tetratricopeptide repeat protein encodes MTRIFLSCASGEYKPIRVMLADDLRSDAYEVRSQEDLAALGGKLLSLIDDQVRECSGVVHLVGVSSGETPKPKEVEQLQRSYRDFGGVTGLSEQQIQRLTYTQWEAWLAIYHKIPCFVFVEEVALEATLIEPQSSHWSALREHGHHWIPFSDREDLRTKAITKLHRFFERTIRQSSESRIENLPYPSIDTLLKGRQADLGQLQDRLAPQHSRTVSLSSIHGLGGIGKTRLAVEYAWRNAQRYRALLFVTADTPQDFTQNLSELVSPDVLDLPDAFASVDQKKRLAAVLKWLRENERWLLIIDNVDTESAAQLVEKTIGSLCNGHVLITSRIATWSPAVQTVELSVLDESAGTDFLLARTRQRIRKGDDEEIARRLAGDLGGHALALEQAGAYIDEMQISLARYRELWSDGHDDVQNWQDERVTNYPRSLSACLRLNLMHVEQNHPPARQLIEHLSWFDAEPIPSGVFDNSRQEAVWTEVLSDKRLFKALGSLRRYSLIGRDRNGAVTMHRLVRQFAQEQQSDSTSQIRGTLKVLHRAVASAELESSEEMGDLIPHVDATLEYEDKMPLEPAVAADMLQIAGNWLVFNANEYRRAAAMLVAFQRLSADPMVDDQMRCRGLPALASVYWYDADYDLALRIAQQARKISKKTDIDPRVCIRIADILGCLYTDLGYFRASEYVFDEGLALCDQHLSPTDPIRGFLLNEKAWLYREMGRYQEAAAMFQERLQADEMMQQESQAFGITHNNLAYVYESWGCLDLAKEHNDIALRVISATIGEANKYFAHALNVCGDIQRKSGQLPAAIDSLERSLEIQMTEIADVHPHTAMVHWSLAETHLARADLRQAELHAKNALRIRERILPVPHPQIASCLEQLARVEHTFDRSAESERLSKLAQEMRQKHRHLEKTRPTQRRKVKPVH; translated from the coding sequence ATGACTCGAATCTTTTTGTCGTGCGCATCGGGCGAGTACAAACCGATCCGTGTCATGCTTGCGGACGACCTCCGCTCGGACGCGTACGAAGTACGGTCGCAAGAAGACCTCGCCGCACTCGGTGGAAAACTGCTCTCATTGATCGATGATCAAGTTCGGGAATGTAGCGGTGTGGTCCATCTGGTGGGAGTTTCCTCGGGTGAGACTCCCAAACCAAAAGAGGTCGAACAACTGCAGCGATCGTACCGCGACTTCGGTGGGGTGACGGGTCTTTCAGAGCAGCAGATTCAACGTCTCACGTACACGCAGTGGGAGGCCTGGTTGGCGATCTATCACAAGATTCCCTGCTTTGTATTCGTGGAGGAAGTCGCACTGGAGGCGACCTTGATTGAACCGCAATCCTCGCATTGGTCCGCGTTGCGAGAACACGGCCACCACTGGATTCCCTTCAGTGATCGCGAAGATTTGCGAACAAAAGCGATCACGAAACTGCATCGTTTCTTTGAGCGAACCATCCGGCAAAGTTCTGAAAGCCGTATCGAGAATCTTCCATATCCCTCGATCGATACCCTTTTGAAGGGTCGTCAAGCAGATCTCGGGCAGCTTCAGGATCGGTTGGCACCGCAGCATTCGCGTACGGTCAGCTTGAGTTCGATTCACGGGCTTGGAGGGATCGGCAAGACTCGATTGGCGGTGGAGTATGCTTGGCGAAACGCTCAGCGGTATCGGGCTTTGCTGTTCGTGACCGCAGACACTCCGCAAGACTTCACTCAAAACCTATCGGAGTTGGTGTCGCCGGATGTGCTGGACCTCCCCGACGCGTTTGCATCGGTGGATCAAAAAAAGCGGCTGGCTGCTGTCTTGAAGTGGCTCCGCGAAAATGAACGTTGGCTGCTGATCATCGACAATGTCGATACAGAGTCCGCGGCGCAGTTGGTCGAGAAGACGATCGGATCACTATGCAACGGTCATGTCTTGATCACTTCGCGAATCGCGACATGGAGCCCCGCGGTGCAAACCGTTGAGCTGTCTGTTTTGGACGAATCGGCGGGAACAGATTTCTTGCTCGCTCGAACAAGGCAACGGATCAGAAAGGGCGATGACGAGGAAATCGCGAGACGACTCGCCGGCGATCTCGGGGGACATGCTCTGGCGTTGGAACAAGCGGGGGCCTACATCGACGAGATGCAAATCAGTCTGGCGAGATACCGAGAACTTTGGTCGGACGGACATGACGATGTCCAAAACTGGCAAGATGAACGGGTCACGAACTACCCGCGATCGCTCTCGGCGTGCCTGCGTTTGAATCTCATGCATGTCGAACAAAACCATCCGCCTGCCAGGCAACTGATCGAACACCTTTCCTGGTTCGATGCGGAGCCGATCCCCAGCGGCGTGTTCGACAACTCACGCCAGGAGGCGGTATGGACCGAAGTGCTGTCGGACAAACGACTGTTTAAGGCGTTGGGCAGCTTGCGACGTTATTCACTGATCGGTCGGGACCGCAATGGCGCCGTTACGATGCACCGGCTTGTGCGTCAGTTCGCGCAGGAGCAGCAAAGTGATTCGACGTCGCAGATACGGGGAACGCTGAAAGTCTTGCACCGAGCGGTTGCGTCCGCCGAGCTCGAATCAAGCGAAGAAATGGGTGACTTGATCCCGCACGTTGATGCCACGTTGGAGTACGAAGACAAGATGCCTCTGGAGCCGGCGGTTGCCGCAGATATGTTGCAGATCGCCGGAAACTGGCTCGTTTTCAATGCGAACGAGTATCGGCGGGCTGCAGCAATGCTGGTCGCCTTTCAGCGACTATCCGCCGATCCGATGGTTGATGACCAAATGCGTTGCCGCGGTCTGCCGGCTTTGGCTAGCGTGTATTGGTATGACGCCGACTATGATCTGGCGCTCCGCATTGCACAGCAGGCACGTAAGATCTCGAAGAAGACAGACATCGACCCCAGGGTCTGCATTCGAATAGCCGACATTCTCGGATGCCTTTACACCGACCTGGGCTACTTTCGCGCGAGTGAGTACGTGTTCGATGAGGGACTCGCGTTGTGCGACCAGCATCTCTCGCCGACCGACCCGATTCGAGGTTTTTTGCTCAATGAAAAAGCCTGGTTGTATCGCGAAATGGGGCGGTACCAGGAAGCCGCGGCGATGTTCCAGGAAAGGCTGCAGGCAGATGAGATGATGCAGCAAGAATCCCAGGCCTTTGGAATCACGCACAACAACCTCGCCTATGTGTACGAGTCCTGGGGATGCTTGGACCTCGCCAAAGAACACAACGACATCGCATTGCGTGTGATCTCGGCAACCATCGGAGAGGCCAACAAGTATTTTGCTCATGCGTTGAATGTGTGTGGCGATATTCAACGAAAATCCGGTCAACTCCCGGCAGCAATTGATTCGCTGGAGCGTTCGCTGGAAATTCAGATGACCGAGATCGCTGATGTGCATCCCCACACCGCCATGGTTCACTGGAGCCTTGCAGAGACACATCTTGCACGAGCAGACTTGAGGCAAGCGGAACTGCATGCAAAGAACGCCTTGCGAATACGAGAGAGGATACTCCCTGTCCCTCATCCGCAGATCGCAAGCTGTCTCGAGCAACTTGCACGCGTCGAACACACGTTTGATCGATCGGCCGAAAGTGAAAGACTATCGAAACTTGCCCAAGAAATGCGGCAAAAACATAGGCATTTGGAGAAGACTCGACCCACGCAACGCAGAAAAGTCAAACCCGTTCATTGA
- a CDS encoding DUF1028 domain-containing protein, producing the protein MSVLTTFSIVAHDPSSESWGVAVQSKFFAVGTIVPHGQAGAGVIATQASGDPGMGRRGLSLLSEGLTASECIETLLKDDDQRESRQLGIVDHHGCAASYTGPKCFPIAGHLVEESFSVQGNMLAEGTLAAMSSQFKQSIGEEKAFARCLVDALAAGQAAGGEKRGQQSASLLVVRSKGGYGGGNDRAVDLRVDDHVRPIEELERLLLLQEVYLDKTMPPSFVSLEQCLHQYAARLDRFRQSRGLGPDITDQTVFQSFLDNENLGHFFDEDSQRIDARINTILNQCAADD; encoded by the coding sequence ATGAGTGTTCTGACCACTTTCTCTATCGTTGCCCATGATCCCTCCAGCGAGTCTTGGGGGGTCGCGGTTCAATCAAAGTTCTTTGCTGTTGGAACGATTGTGCCTCACGGTCAAGCCGGTGCGGGTGTCATCGCGACACAAGCGAGTGGCGATCCTGGGATGGGACGACGTGGCCTCTCGCTCTTGAGTGAAGGACTGACGGCCAGCGAGTGTATCGAAACTCTGCTGAAGGATGATGACCAAAGGGAGAGCCGTCAGTTGGGCATCGTGGATCATCACGGGTGCGCCGCGTCCTACACCGGTCCCAAGTGTTTTCCCATCGCGGGGCATCTCGTCGAGGAATCCTTCAGCGTCCAAGGAAACATGTTGGCCGAGGGAACCTTGGCAGCAATGTCCAGCCAATTCAAACAATCTATCGGGGAGGAAAAAGCGTTTGCCCGCTGCCTCGTCGACGCTTTGGCAGCCGGACAAGCAGCGGGAGGGGAAAAACGTGGCCAGCAATCAGCTTCGCTTCTCGTCGTGCGATCCAAAGGCGGCTACGGCGGTGGCAATGATCGAGCGGTCGACTTGCGAGTCGATGACCACGTCCGGCCGATCGAGGAATTGGAACGTTTGCTGTTGCTACAAGAAGTCTACCTCGACAAAACCATGCCCCCATCGTTTGTGTCTCTGGAACAATGCCTTCATCAGTATGCTGCACGACTGGATCGTTTTCGGCAATCGCGGGGACTGGGACCGGACATCACTGATCAAACGGTGTTTCAAAGTTTTTTGGACAACGAGAATTTGGGTCATTTCTTTGATGAGGACTCGCAGCGTATTGATGCCCGCATCAACACGATCTTGAATCAGTGCGCCGCTGATGACTGA
- a CDS encoding TylF/MycF/NovP-related O-methyltransferase: MFKKLKQIRRQRREQRRYQKMGQPSGYPADMQRDVVDTIIGVRDFTMTSPERLHGLCEAVRYIHDVGIQGDIVECGVWRGGSMMAVAKMLSQFGDTDRELHLYDTFSGMSEPTEMDVAITGEQAEHLLAIESREDAKSVWCVSGLDEVRSHMQTTTYPQHRIHYHVGKVEETIPEGAPEKIALLRLDTDWYESTRHEMEHLFPRLADGGVLIVDDYGHWEGARRAVDEYFAEHGIGMMLHRLDYTGRIGIHHASVQRRARNSARDAA; encoded by the coding sequence GTGTTCAAAAAACTCAAGCAAATCCGACGCCAGCGTCGCGAGCAACGTCGGTACCAAAAAATGGGCCAACCCAGCGGTTATCCGGCAGACATGCAGCGAGACGTGGTGGACACGATCATCGGCGTCCGTGACTTTACGATGACGTCGCCCGAGCGTTTGCACGGTTTGTGCGAAGCCGTTCGCTACATCCATGATGTGGGCATCCAAGGCGACATCGTCGAATGCGGCGTTTGGCGAGGTGGCAGCATGATGGCGGTGGCTAAAATGTTGAGTCAGTTCGGGGACACCGATCGGGAGCTGCATCTCTACGACACCTTCAGCGGCATGAGCGAGCCGACGGAAATGGACGTCGCGATCACGGGTGAACAAGCCGAACACTTGCTGGCAATCGAGTCACGTGAAGACGCCAAGAGCGTTTGGTGCGTTTCGGGATTGGACGAAGTTCGCAGTCATATGCAGACCACGACGTATCCCCAACATCGCATTCACTATCACGTCGGCAAAGTCGAAGAAACGATCCCCGAAGGTGCCCCAGAAAAGATCGCCCTGCTGCGTCTGGACACCGACTGGTACGAGTCGACGCGTCATGAAATGGAGCACTTGTTCCCAAGGCTTGCCGACGGCGGTGTCTTGATCGTCGACGACTACGGCCATTGGGAAGGCGCCCGACGTGCAGTCGACGAGTACTTTGCCGAGCATGGAATCGGCATGATGCTGCACCGCCTGGACTACACCGGCCGCATCGGCATCCATCACGCCAGCGTCCAACGACGCGCACGCAATTCGGCACGCGACGCGGCTTAG